One window from the genome of Leptospira johnsonii encodes:
- a CDS encoding SGNH/GDSL hydrolase family protein has protein sequence MQDRELQSKESKLYKPSFALFGDSISAFWPVEEQFPEFETYKKAFPGRRTYEIQEAAKNETGRYRSCMLNGGVNDFLNNFEPTWEEVDATVERQLKTLEILNDHCDYIIVLNVWTVQLPWPVKAASMINLEMKEKVTFLPRIDPEDLIHGEMLLDGGHLTEEGYGILSQRVREYLRATLPEFWLEFLI, from the coding sequence GTGCAGGATAGGGAGCTCCAATCTAAAGAATCTAAATTGTACAAACCTAGCTTCGCTCTTTTCGGAGATAGTATCTCTGCCTTTTGGCCTGTGGAAGAACAGTTTCCTGAATTCGAGACCTATAAGAAAGCGTTTCCGGGTAGAAGGACCTACGAGATCCAAGAGGCAGCCAAAAACGAGACAGGACGATATAGATCCTGTATGTTGAACGGCGGTGTTAACGACTTTCTGAATAATTTCGAACCAACTTGGGAAGAGGTCGACGCCACAGTAGAAAGGCAACTCAAGACCTTGGAAATTCTGAACGACCATTGCGACTATATTATCGTTCTGAATGTATGGACAGTGCAACTTCCTTGGCCGGTGAAAGCAGCCTCTATGATCAATTTGGAAATGAAGGAGAAGGTGACCTTCTTACCGCGGATCGATCCGGAAGATCTGATCCATGGCGAGATGTTATTGGACGGAGGTCACCTTACTGAGGAAGGATATGGAATTCTTTCCCAGAGAGTGAGAGAATACTTAAGAGCCACCTTACCTGAGTTCTGGTTGGAGTTCTTAATATGA
- a CDS encoding lipoate--protein ligase family protein, with amino-acid sequence MRTFILDQKSIRTPYYNLALEEALAVQLVSGGYSGGVRFWEGPRSIIMGLSEKPELSAGKENIESFLAKFQKRQAPKKPSPDDPVYLARRASGGGTVVHEPGWNLNFSLFVSLETKPELYPVSNSYNIFLGLISSALNKQGLKTKCKGKSDLALELSPDVWKKISGNAQFRKKNCIVQHGTLILDPKLIPLVSDLLPHPPEEPEYRKGRAHEEFVTSLPASFSPGKFKQDLSLLFADYLGVEILGTEADPSFFRNVRKVADRLFQEKYSDLGYILGE; translated from the coding sequence GTGCGGACTTTTATACTAGACCAAAAATCCATCAGGACACCTTATTATAATCTAGCTTTGGAAGAAGCTCTCGCAGTCCAACTAGTATCCGGAGGATATTCCGGAGGGGTTCGGTTTTGGGAAGGACCGAGGTCCATTATAATGGGTCTCTCCGAAAAACCGGAACTAAGCGCAGGAAAAGAAAATATAGAAAGCTTCCTAGCAAAATTCCAAAAAAGACAAGCTCCTAAAAAACCTTCTCCAGATGATCCGGTCTATTTGGCCAGAAGAGCAAGCGGCGGAGGGACAGTAGTTCATGAGCCGGGATGGAATCTGAACTTCAGTCTTTTTGTTTCCTTAGAGACAAAACCGGAACTGTATCCTGTCTCTAACTCTTATAATATATTCTTAGGTCTGATATCTTCCGCTTTGAACAAACAAGGACTCAAAACAAAATGTAAGGGCAAGTCGGACCTGGCCTTGGAACTTTCTCCGGATGTATGGAAAAAGATTTCGGGTAACGCTCAGTTCAGAAAGAAGAACTGCATCGTGCAACATGGGACCCTGATCTTGGATCCAAAGCTTATTCCATTGGTGTCGGACCTCCTACCCCATCCTCCGGAAGAACCGGAATACAGAAAAGGCCGAGCTCATGAGGAATTTGTTACCTCCTTACCTGCCTCTTTTTCGCCGGGAAAATTCAAACAAGACCTTTCCCTTTTATTTGCGGATTATCTGGGGGTTGAAATCCTAGGTACCGAGGCGGATCCTTCCTTCTTTCGAAACGTTCGCAAAGTGGCAGATCGGCTGTTCCAGGAAAAATATTCAGATCTAGGCTATATTCTGGGAGAATGA
- the glyA gene encoding serine hydroxymethyltransferase, with product MKYLPQQDPEIFKALQAEDQRQEQNLEMIASENFVSRPVLEAYTSTLTNKYAEGYPGKRYYNGCVNADIVESLAIERAKKIFKAEYANVQPHSGAQANMAVFLATLEPGDSFLGMNLAHGGHLTHGSPVNISGKYYKPIPYGVDPKTETIDYDALASLAKEHKPKLIVAGASAYSRTIDFDKFAEIAKSVGAKLMADIAHISGLVATGYHPSPIDSFDYVTTTTHKTLRGPRGGLILSKLENEKVLNSRVFPGIQGGPLMHVIAAKAVAFGEALTPDYKKYIETVLANAKTLAEVFVKRGFRVVSGGTDNHLVLLDVSVKGLTGAKAADGLDEVGVTVNKNAIPFDKNPPAVASGIRLGTPALTTRGLKPSDIEKVGNLICDFLDNPDDEKTKEKVKAGVKEITQQFPMTNFRLD from the coding sequence ATGAAATACCTTCCCCAACAAGACCCCGAAATTTTCAAAGCCTTACAAGCGGAAGACCAGAGACAGGAACAAAACCTGGAAATGATCGCTTCCGAAAACTTCGTGTCCAGACCCGTTTTGGAAGCATATACTTCTACGCTTACCAATAAATACGCGGAAGGATATCCGGGAAAAAGATATTATAATGGATGTGTAAACGCTGATATAGTGGAATCTCTGGCGATCGAAAGAGCCAAAAAGATCTTCAAGGCAGAATACGCAAACGTTCAGCCTCACTCCGGCGCACAGGCAAACATGGCAGTTTTCTTGGCTACCTTGGAACCTGGAGATTCTTTTTTAGGAATGAACCTGGCTCATGGAGGACATTTGACCCATGGTTCTCCAGTAAATATCAGCGGAAAATATTATAAACCGATCCCGTACGGTGTGGATCCTAAAACGGAAACAATTGATTATGATGCTCTTGCTTCCCTTGCAAAAGAACATAAACCTAAATTGATCGTTGCAGGTGCTTCTGCATATTCCAGAACGATCGATTTCGACAAATTCGCAGAGATCGCAAAATCCGTAGGCGCAAAACTTATGGCGGATATCGCGCATATCTCCGGGTTGGTCGCTACAGGTTACCATCCTTCTCCGATCGATAGTTTTGATTATGTTACCACTACCACTCACAAGACCCTCAGAGGACCTAGAGGCGGATTAATTCTTTCTAAATTAGAAAATGAGAAAGTATTAAACTCCAGAGTATTCCCTGGGATCCAAGGTGGACCTTTAATGCACGTGATCGCTGCAAAAGCGGTCGCATTCGGAGAAGCTTTAACTCCTGATTATAAAAAGTATATTGAAACGGTACTCGCCAATGCAAAAACTTTGGCAGAAGTTTTTGTAAAAAGAGGATTCAGAGTAGTGAGCGGTGGAACAGACAACCACCTGGTCCTACTGGATGTATCCGTAAAAGGACTGACCGGTGCAAAAGCGGCGGACGGTCTGGACGAGGTCGGGGTCACAGTGAATAAAAACGCGATCCCATTCGATAAAAATCCTCCTGCAGTCGCATCCGGAATCCGCTTAGGAACTCCTGCGCTTACCACTAGAGGATTGAAGCCCTCCGATATTGAAAAAGTAGGAAATCTGATCTGTGATTTCTTGGACAATCCGGACGACGAAAAGACCAAGGAAAAAGTCAAGGCTGGAGTGAAAGAAATCACCCAACAATTCCCAATGACCAATTTCCGATTGGATTAA
- a CDS encoding acyltransferase family protein, with the protein MKYLFSKNESELPALNGLRALSIFLVILFHMGTGASSILKTDNDIINTIAQNFRTGVDLFFMLSGFLIYGGLLDENFKTSNIDLKTFYLKRTLRIMPAYYICLLINFLQSKSIYKLYEKLPNPTLTQITAHETLGNSLTNSWADILYISNYFHDRLFYFGWSLSIEEQFYLIVPSLCLLLLFKVKDNTRRVLVLILFFLPLLLRTTYYFVGINRFWIDTHTETRFDAIVIGMLIAELVRWRPSYFKNENQRTNLILSIGFLISLSISFLIKRSTGNLVFIFTSFQIAYSLLFILSLIEGSFWNKLLSLSIFRPVARVSYTMYLWHGTLLSLSIYILSKIFLNGKIGILAFLCIGVYSTLFVFILCIPIFYITERPFLALRDYLVKRMKKKKNETMVPN; encoded by the coding sequence TTGAAATATTTATTCTCCAAAAATGAATCCGAATTACCCGCATTAAACGGCTTAAGAGCCTTATCCATTTTTTTAGTGATCTTATTCCATATGGGTACCGGTGCTAGTAGCATTTTAAAAACGGATAATGATATCATAAACACTATCGCTCAGAATTTCAGAACAGGGGTAGACCTGTTCTTTATGTTAAGCGGTTTTTTAATCTACGGTGGCCTATTAGATGAAAATTTTAAGACCTCCAATATAGACTTAAAGACATTTTATCTAAAGAGAACACTAAGAATCATGCCAGCATATTATATTTGCCTGTTAATTAATTTTCTCCAATCAAAAAGTATATACAAATTATATGAAAAACTACCAAATCCGACTCTTACACAAATTACCGCCCACGAAACATTGGGAAATTCTTTAACTAATTCCTGGGCAGACATCTTATACATTTCAAATTATTTTCATGACAGACTCTTTTATTTTGGCTGGTCTCTTTCCATAGAAGAGCAATTCTACCTAATAGTCCCAAGCTTATGCCTTCTTCTACTTTTTAAAGTTAAAGATAATACAAGAAGGGTCTTAGTTTTAATTCTATTTTTCTTACCTTTGCTTTTAAGAACGACTTATTATTTTGTAGGAATAAATAGATTCTGGATAGATACCCATACTGAAACAAGATTTGATGCGATTGTGATCGGAATGCTTATAGCCGAATTAGTAAGATGGCGACCCTCTTACTTTAAAAATGAAAATCAAAGAACAAACTTAATTCTCTCAATCGGATTTTTGATTTCCCTGAGCATTTCCTTTCTTATAAAACGAAGCACAGGAAATCTAGTTTTTATTTTTACATCTTTTCAGATTGCCTATAGTCTTCTCTTCATCTTATCTCTAATTGAAGGTAGTTTCTGGAACAAACTCTTAAGCCTTTCCATATTTCGGCCCGTTGCCAGGGTGAGTTATACAATGTATTTATGGCATGGAACTTTACTTTCATTGTCCATTTACATTCTTTCTAAAATATTTTTAAATGGAAAAATCGGAATTTTGGCCTTTCTATGTATAGGTGTTTATTCAACACTGTTTGTGTTTATACTCTGCATCCCTATTTTCTACATAACCGAAAGACCTTTCTTGGCACTGAGAGATTACCTAGTCAAAAGAATGAAAAAAAAGAAAAACGAAACAATGGTCCCGAACTAA
- a CDS encoding Pycsar system effector family protein — protein sequence MESDHFKTVRARSAVDYLFRTVHQHHSQLSQMADQKANILIAASFVILSLSLGYVQRPVYRTGLLTLMVFIVIAASLAILAVMPTFKQKKNGKINPLFFGHFAPLSEKEFMTKMEEIASEDSSLYEALTRDLYNLGKSLYFTKYRYLRWSYRCLLVGVTSSMILIFLEIKGII from the coding sequence ATGGAATCAGATCATTTCAAAACGGTTCGCGCACGTTCTGCAGTAGATTACCTTTTTAGGACCGTTCACCAACATCATTCTCAACTCAGCCAAATGGCGGACCAAAAGGCAAATATTTTGATCGCCGCTTCATTTGTAATACTCTCACTCTCCTTGGGCTATGTTCAAAGGCCGGTCTATAGAACAGGATTGCTGACCCTGATGGTATTTATCGTAATCGCAGCAAGCTTAGCTATACTTGCAGTCATGCCTACGTTCAAACAGAAAAAGAACGGTAAAATAAATCCTTTGTTTTTCGGACATTTTGCTCCGTTGAGTGAAAAAGAATTTATGACTAAGATGGAAGAGATCGCTTCGGAAGATTCTTCTTTGTATGAGGCATTGACTAGAGATCTATATAATTTGGGAAAATCCCTCTACTTTACAAAATATAGATATTTGAGATGGAGTTATCGTTGTCTTTTAGTGGGAGTTACTTCTTCCATGATCTTAATATTCCTGGAAATTAAAGGAATTATCTAA
- a CDS encoding DNA polymerase domain-containing protein: protein MNLQTAKGYLFDVYHAEDMVYLWLKNEEGVPQLFLDKFNPIIYARGEAGLLKKLVKRLFELDAIQDIPVYENRNLFYENKTVPVLKIVITRPSILPKISRKLYALYGKFEIYHSDLDLPTSYMFQKGLFPLCKMEIDYTEDPGARRVVNVRTEDSPLEMDYEVPKFKIMYLELKKSHRINLENNPLIVRTDTDCHELSGTNPKKLLEKLDILLREEDPDILLTRYGDQVILPYLFYQSQRQGFLPALDRDRTTPIRRNISTKGTSYFTYGNIVFRAPSYPLFGRWHIDSKNSFVYKEADLMGVVELARLSRLPMQKMARASTGKALTYIETDVALRRGYLVPWQKSAVEAPKTALQLLEADKGGLVFQPDVSYGKIAENVAQLDFAQMYPSIMAMHNISPECVNCLCCSSDETVPKAPDIGYRICNKRKGVVSEALEHVLERRAYYKRQSKITSGKQLEDYEAKQASLKWMLVTSFGYLGYRNAKFGRLESHESVNAFGREKLLLAKETAEEFGYEFVHAITDSIFIKNHDSSSLTSSELDSLCLEIQKKTGIRMEVDGIYTWLLFPPSSQDSEMPVANRYMGRFQSGKLKCRGIGARRKDLPSFITSAQSEMLEWMKTKVTIKDLKESESEILSIYHKYDSMIRQNHISPENLLLVKSSSRELEEYEVMGATALSMMKLKDLGMDVQAGEKIKYLVLNQRSKTKDRRYMPEEELQLYPNKIKKTGFDNEYYRKMLVGVFREVWAEFASFRDFDSLIDPQGKFDF, encoded by the coding sequence ATGAATCTCCAAACTGCCAAGGGATATCTGTTCGACGTTTATCATGCGGAGGACATGGTATATCTTTGGTTAAAAAATGAAGAAGGTGTACCCCAACTCTTCTTAGATAAATTTAATCCGATCATCTATGCAAGAGGAGAAGCCGGCCTACTTAAAAAATTAGTAAAACGCCTTTTCGAATTAGATGCCATCCAAGACATTCCGGTTTATGAAAATAGAAACCTATTCTACGAAAACAAAACAGTTCCGGTCCTAAAAATTGTAATCACCAGACCTTCTATCCTTCCCAAGATCAGCCGTAAATTATACGCTCTATACGGGAAATTCGAGATCTATCATTCAGATCTAGATCTTCCTACCAGTTATATGTTCCAGAAAGGTCTCTTTCCTTTATGCAAAATGGAGATCGATTATACAGAAGATCCTGGAGCGAGAAGAGTCGTAAATGTCAGAACAGAGGACTCTCCTCTAGAAATGGACTACGAGGTCCCCAAATTCAAGATCATGTATTTGGAACTCAAAAAAAGTCACAGGATCAATCTAGAAAATAATCCTTTGATCGTAAGAACGGATACGGACTGCCATGAATTGTCCGGAACAAACCCCAAAAAATTATTAGAAAAACTAGATATACTTTTAAGGGAAGAAGATCCGGACATTCTTCTTACCCGGTATGGAGACCAGGTCATTCTACCCTACTTGTTCTACCAATCACAAAGACAAGGATTTCTACCCGCATTGGACAGGGATAGGACAACGCCCATCCGAAGAAATATCAGCACCAAAGGAACCAGTTACTTTACCTACGGAAATATAGTGTTCAGGGCACCTTCTTATCCTTTATTCGGAAGATGGCATATTGATTCTAAAAACAGTTTCGTGTATAAGGAAGCGGATCTAATGGGAGTCGTAGAGCTCGCGAGACTTTCCAGACTTCCTATGCAAAAAATGGCGAGAGCATCTACGGGAAAGGCGCTCACTTATATCGAAACGGACGTAGCATTAAGAAGAGGTTATCTAGTTCCTTGGCAAAAAAGTGCGGTAGAAGCTCCTAAAACGGCCCTCCAATTACTGGAAGCAGACAAGGGAGGATTAGTTTTTCAGCCGGATGTCAGTTACGGAAAAATAGCGGAGAACGTTGCACAATTAGATTTTGCGCAAATGTATCCAAGCATCATGGCAATGCATAATATTTCTCCCGAATGTGTAAACTGCCTTTGTTGCAGTTCCGACGAAACAGTTCCAAAGGCCCCGGACATAGGATATCGTATATGCAATAAACGTAAAGGAGTTGTTTCAGAAGCCTTGGAGCATGTATTGGAAAGAAGGGCGTATTACAAGCGGCAATCCAAGATCACTTCCGGAAAACAATTAGAAGATTACGAAGCTAAACAAGCCAGTTTGAAATGGATGTTAGTCACTTCTTTCGGATACTTGGGTTACAGGAATGCAAAATTCGGAAGATTAGAAAGCCACGAAAGTGTAAACGCATTTGGAAGAGAAAAACTTCTACTCGCAAAAGAAACCGCAGAAGAATTCGGTTACGAGTTTGTTCACGCGATTACTGACAGCATTTTTATTAAAAACCACGATTCTTCTTCTTTAACTTCCTCCGAATTAGATTCTTTGTGTTTAGAAATACAGAAGAAGACCGGGATCAGAATGGAAGTGGACGGGATCTATACCTGGTTACTTTTTCCCCCTTCCAGTCAGGATTCTGAAATGCCTGTGGCAAACAGATATATGGGAAGATTCCAATCCGGAAAATTGAAATGTAGAGGAATAGGAGCCAGAAGAAAGGACCTACCTTCTTTTATCACAAGCGCTCAAAGTGAAATGTTGGAATGGATGAAGACCAAGGTCACAATCAAAGATCTGAAAGAGTCTGAATCCGAAATTTTATCCATCTATCATAAATACGATTCCATGATCCGTCAAAATCATATTTCACCGGAAAATCTACTACTTGTCAAATCCAGCTCCAGAGAATTGGAAGAATACGAAGTAATGGGAGCCACTGCACTTTCCATGATGAAACTTAAAGATTTGGGAATGGATGTGCAAGCAGGAGAGAAAATAAAATACTTAGTATTGAACCAAAGATCAAAAACAAAAGATAGAAGATACATGCCGGAAGAAGAATTACAACTCTATCCGAACAAGATCAAAAAGACAGGTTTCGACAATGAATATTATAGAAAAATGTTGGTTGGGGTCTTCAGAGAAGTTTGGGCGGAATTTGCATCCTTTAGGGATTTTGATTCTCTCATAGATCCCCAAGGAAAATTCGACTTTTAA
- a CDS encoding DUF1577 domain-containing protein codes for MQYFEKNSRALDYILSKDQKKHVILKYLLDQELSLKIYPFDKKAVIKKYLEEDEKVLIRMPEDWEEAGEKKVSLFKILAKYIEIDCQFLQQAEKDLYLLKVERLAIAKLNRESPRVNVPNGKTVVTNLITPKTVIEANMFNIPTLVKVNLEDYKNRLKKTSSDNIVIEAFKPGLDRKFEIVKRSRKSLLLEDTQNANSYSESGPDRLDYSKEVDDDIGTMIRKFKDQKIVSELIRPIIYKNHSDQPIPIGYIWIQSKDKKLSSDYLTELGRLSEEVVGRIKESNTIKTTEKFRVFDASPKGLKVKIHDPNLIDTLTKQEDFIFDILFKMQAPLTVSAAIRWWGKDEDGNLTLGLEFKGKSDHPGERDRYIKNLELMQKGAL; via the coding sequence ATGCAATATTTTGAAAAGAATTCCAGAGCATTAGATTATATCCTTTCCAAAGATCAGAAAAAGCATGTCATTCTGAAATATCTATTAGATCAGGAACTTTCTCTTAAGATCTATCCTTTTGATAAAAAAGCGGTCATCAAAAAGTATTTGGAAGAGGATGAAAAGGTCCTGATCCGTATGCCCGAAGACTGGGAAGAAGCGGGTGAGAAGAAGGTCTCTTTATTCAAGATCCTGGCCAAGTATATAGAAATTGACTGTCAATTTCTTCAACAAGCAGAGAAGGATCTTTATCTACTAAAGGTAGAAAGACTTGCCATCGCAAAATTGAATCGGGAAAGTCCTAGGGTCAACGTTCCTAATGGCAAAACTGTCGTCACGAATCTAATCACACCTAAAACAGTGATTGAAGCGAATATGTTCAATATTCCGACTTTGGTAAAAGTGAATTTAGAAGATTATAAAAACCGTCTGAAAAAGACGAGCTCTGATAATATAGTGATCGAGGCATTTAAACCCGGGTTAGATAGGAAGTTCGAGATCGTTAAACGTTCTCGCAAATCCTTATTGCTGGAAGATACACAAAACGCTAATTCATATTCAGAATCCGGTCCGGATCGTTTGGATTATTCTAAAGAGGTAGACGACGATATTGGGACAATGATCCGGAAATTTAAGGATCAAAAAATTGTTTCGGAACTCATTCGCCCTATCATTTACAAAAACCATTCAGACCAACCGATCCCCATAGGTTATATCTGGATACAAAGTAAGGATAAAAAACTCAGTTCAGATTATTTGACGGAACTGGGAAGACTTTCCGAGGAGGTTGTGGGCCGGATCAAAGAATCGAATACTATCAAAACTACCGAAAAGTTCAGGGTTTTCGATGCTTCTCCCAAAGGACTTAAAGTAAAGATCCATGATCCAAATCTGATAGATACCCTAACTAAGCAGGAAGATTTCATTTTCGATATTCTCTTTAAGATGCAGGCTCCTTTGACTGTTTCAGCAGCGATCCGTTGGTGGGGTAAAGATGAGGACGGAAATTTGACTTTAGGTTTGGAGTTTAAGGGTAAATCGGATCATCCTGGAGAAAGGGACAGGTATATTAAAAATCTAGAGTTAATGCAAAAGGGTGCTCTTTAA
- a CDS encoding Lp29 family lipoprotein, translating to MRLLVLSILLLFLSNACASRYSLAPTGDVGVPTKQLTKKFKIAYLGFNTFKSTKLKNPDGTVDFEALSDPYSRTIKEPIGGSFPIPGENKPNGIRKDLAAEKVSKFAKSFLEVTGPTGIKELEKFLEISKTAENYTFSFKNLPYDYYIMGLHYPVFEKTRHIGLNFVTIFSSLFSVATLGILPSYEAYAANTKVLVYDKNLNLIKELEYDNNYSVWRALWVSPNPKECGIGSLECLGMFSPTLGTNPPMVFEVSSPKISADLSDFINTLK from the coding sequence ATGCGTTTACTCGTCCTTTCTATCTTACTTTTATTTTTATCCAATGCCTGCGCTTCCAGATATTCTCTTGCCCCAACCGGTGATGTAGGAGTTCCCACAAAACAACTGACTAAAAAATTCAAGATCGCTTATTTAGGGTTTAATACGTTCAAATCCACTAAGTTAAAAAATCCAGATGGGACAGTGGACTTCGAGGCTCTTTCCGATCCATATTCCCGTACGATCAAAGAACCGATTGGAGGTAGTTTTCCTATTCCAGGGGAAAATAAACCGAATGGAATTAGGAAAGATTTAGCTGCGGAGAAGGTTTCGAAATTCGCAAAGTCTTTCTTAGAGGTAACAGGTCCTACTGGGATCAAAGAATTGGAAAAGTTTTTAGAGATCTCAAAAACGGCTGAGAATTACACCTTCTCCTTTAAAAATCTTCCTTATGATTATTATATCATGGGATTACATTATCCTGTTTTTGAAAAAACGAGGCATATAGGCCTGAACTTTGTAACCATCTTTTCCAGTTTATTCAGCGTAGCAACTTTAGGTATTCTACCTTCTTATGAAGCGTATGCAGCCAACACGAAAGTTTTGGTATATGATAAAAACCTAAATCTGATCAAAGAACTAGAATACGATAATAATTACTCTGTATGGAGGGCCTTATGGGTCTCTCCGAATCCTAAGGAATGTGGGATAGGAAGTTTGGAATGTCTCGGAATGTTCAGCCCTACATTGGGTACGAATCCTCCCATGGTATTTGAAGTAAGTTCTCCTAAAATCAGCGCCGACCTTAGCGATTTTATAAATACTTTAAAGTAA
- a CDS encoding Lsa16 family lipoprotein adhesin, producing MKKLALNITILGIAALSLGACSNTAQIVGNINCPTLEKGKLDPKVGILSDDQSNPVPVEFLPVGTVVKVYDYRNHYYIAKKLVRIKTEKNEGWVDPVCLVVAQNPDDSVFKWAYRSDYKPFLDREDRDRYNYKNDPNAGPDSKGRSADGFEYDIYKNLPKDKVPLADLAPELKK from the coding sequence ATGAAAAAATTAGCATTAAATATTACGATCCTCGGAATTGCAGCTCTCTCATTGGGAGCTTGTTCCAACACCGCTCAAATCGTAGGGAATATCAATTGCCCTACATTAGAAAAAGGTAAATTGGATCCTAAAGTCGGAATTCTTTCCGATGACCAATCCAATCCGGTTCCCGTGGAATTCCTTCCTGTTGGAACAGTAGTAAAAGTTTATGATTACAGAAACCATTACTATATCGCGAAAAAATTGGTTCGTATCAAGACCGAGAAAAACGAAGGTTGGGTGGACCCGGTTTGTTTGGTAGTCGCTCAGAATCCTGACGATTCCGTTTTCAAATGGGCCTATCGTTCCGATTACAAACCTTTCTTGGACAGAGAAGACAGAGACAGATATAATTATAAAAACGATCCTAACGCAGGACCTGATTCAAAAGGAAGATCTGCAGACGGATTCGAATATGATATCTACAAGAACCTTCCCAAAGACAAGGTTCCTCTGGCAGATCTGGCACCTGAGCTGAAAAAGTAA
- a CDS encoding c-type cytochrome — MISLQRIFALSLAGLILWNCESKTPPMEYMPDMADSPAREAQEADSNFPNNTSLRLPPLGAVPQGYFPYEYAGWAQSLDALPNKGLANPIKGDLATLQKGEIKYQTYCSPCHGVRGQGNGTVVGPAPRLNMAQSDGSPMAALTSATAKAYSDGQIYHIITEGKGAMKSYASQVPTEDRWKIILYVRKLQEYDNRTAGK, encoded by the coding sequence ATGATTTCACTGCAAAGAATTTTTGCTCTTTCTCTCGCGGGCTTGATCCTATGGAACTGCGAGTCTAAGACTCCTCCTATGGAGTATATGCCGGACATGGCCGATTCTCCAGCAAGAGAGGCTCAGGAAGCGGACTCTAATTTTCCGAACAATACTTCCTTACGTTTGCCTCCTTTAGGAGCAGTTCCTCAGGGATATTTCCCGTACGAGTATGCAGGTTGGGCACAATCTCTGGATGCTCTTCCTAATAAGGGACTTGCGAATCCTATCAAAGGAGATCTGGCTACTCTTCAAAAGGGGGAGATCAAATACCAAACGTATTGTAGCCCTTGTCACGGTGTTAGAGGACAAGGAAATGGAACCGTAGTAGGTCCAGCTCCACGTTTGAATATGGCTCAATCCGACGGAAGCCCAATGGCTGCACTTACATCTGCAACCGCTAAAGCTTATTCCGACGGACAGATCTATCATATCATCACCGAAGGAAAAGGAGCTATGAAAAGTTACGCTTCTCAAGTTCCTACCGAGGATCGTTGGAAAATCATATTATATGTTCGTAAATTACAAGAATACGACAACAGAACGGCTGGTAAATAA
- a CDS encoding DUF3341 domain-containing protein, which yields MYTPKKEQFHTFEETEHGVFGLFDTPAQIIDAAQKTKDKGYTNFDCFTPYPVHGLDDAMGLPRSGLPWVTFFMGLFGCITGFSMQYLTHKYDWPINISGKSFNAWFAYIPITFEFTVFMAGLSTAAALFFLAKLPKTGRKVLHPDITTDKFALWIPSNSANYSEGSVTDFIKGLGSKHVETVK from the coding sequence ATGTATACTCCTAAGAAAGAACAGTTTCATACTTTCGAAGAAACAGAACATGGGGTTTTCGGATTATTCGATACTCCCGCTCAGATCATAGACGCGGCTCAAAAAACAAAAGATAAGGGTTACACCAACTTCGATTGTTTTACTCCGTATCCTGTTCACGGACTGGATGACGCAATGGGTCTTCCTCGCTCCGGACTTCCTTGGGTGACCTTCTTCATGGGACTTTTCGGATGTATCACCGGCTTCTCCATGCAGTATTTAACTCATAAATACGATTGGCCGATCAATATCTCCGGAAAAAGTTTCAACGCTTGGTTCGCGTATATTCCGATCACATTCGAGTTTACAGTGTTCATGGCTGGACTTTCTACAGCTGCAGCTTTGTTCTTCCTGGCTAAACTTCCAAAAACCGGTCGTAAGGTTTTACATCCGGATATCACTACCGACAAATTTGCACTTTGGATCCCATCCAACTCCGCGAATTATTCAGAAGGTTCAGTGACCGACTTTATCAAAGGCCTCGGCTCTAAACATGTCGAGACGGTGAAATAG